In the Leptolyngbya sp. SIO1E4 genome, one interval contains:
- a CDS encoding phosphoribosyltransferase — protein sequence MGSKFLDRHRAGQILAQQLSHIGTSEPGIVLALPRGGVPIGYEIARALNWPLDIWLVRKLGVPDQPELAMGAIAFPHSQVLNTVLIQKLHVSEAQLEAVLQAEKHELSRRNQCYRQGRALPDIEGKAVILVDDGLATGATMQAAIASLKHYHPATIIIAIPVAAPNSLRQIQAQVDHAICPLIPELMGAISQWYIHFEPVADEEVIMLLERAWKGEWEDKGVGG from the coding sequence ATGGGCTCAAAGTTTTTAGATCGTCACCGAGCCGGGCAAATTTTAGCTCAGCAGCTATCCCATATAGGGACGTCTGAGCCAGGAATTGTCTTAGCACTGCCGCGTGGGGGAGTGCCCATCGGCTATGAGATTGCCCGTGCGCTTAATTGGCCTTTGGATATCTGGTTGGTGCGCAAACTGGGTGTCCCCGATCAGCCTGAACTCGCCATGGGGGCGATCGCATTTCCCCACTCTCAGGTGCTCAATACTGTCCTCATCCAGAAGCTTCATGTCTCCGAAGCCCAATTAGAGGCTGTTCTTCAGGCCGAAAAGCACGAGTTAAGCCGCCGCAACCAGTGCTATCGCCAGGGGCGAGCCCTGCCCGACATTGAAGGAAAAGCCGTTATTTTGGTGGATGACGGTTTAGCAACCGGGGCCACGATGCAGGCCGCGATCGCCTCCCTCAAGCACTATCATCCTGCCACGATCATCATCGCTATTCCCGTAGCTGCTCCTAACAGCTTGAGGCAAATTCAGGCTCAGGTAGATCACGCCATTTGTCCCCTGATACCAGAACTCATGGGGGCAATTAGCCAGTGGTACATCCATTTTGAGCCCGTTGCTGATGAGGAAGTGATTATGCTGTTGGAGCGGGCGTGGAAGGGGGAGTGGGAGGATAAGGGAGTAGGGGGATGA